From the genome of Acidobacteriota bacterium, one region includes:
- a CDS encoding amino acid adenylation domain-containing protein, with protein MNEVRKLLTELSEEGVQLWVHQDRLRVRPADSLKPERMAQLRRYREEIIAFLEQPEVSRTTPLAAGPRPDVLPLSYAQEGLWFLDQLGLLGPAYNFRSIVSIEGHLNFLALRQAFDELVERHEILRTRYGTVEGVGAQWVSAPEQARFEETDLSARPPEERRELVAEILQRHAEHSFDLQNECPFLVQLLRLESDQHLLIVNMHHIMIDGPSFAILFRDLAALYAALAGHGSSPLPELPAQYADYAVWQRKWLQGDILDRQLSYWRTRLADAPDSLDLPFDFVRPAVPDFRGGVVEFSLAPQTETALRHIARQHGSTLFMTLLAAFHLLLARWSGQRDICIGVPVDGRGHREAEDLVGFFLNTVVVRADLSHNPSFKQVLSQVRKRLLEAYEHRDLPFDRLVAELRPQRQLSRQPLFQVLFSYLAEDDLKLPGLKLTQIEPDDRTAKFDLSLFFSETAGGLQGGFEYATGLFQHATIERLARHFKTLLKGIAGDPGASVADLPLLTPPELRQIVVDWNRAELDFPQACIHELIEWQAERKPEATAVVMGEKSISYGSLNALANQVAHQLRSLGVEPDTLVGICLNRSLDLVAGILGILKAGGAYVPLDPTYPAARLAFMLADSRASVLVTESSLSPLLPSDDLDVLLLDSDRSSIESNPTANPDCGAKPGNLAYCIYTSGSTGNPKGIALQHSSAVACLTWAERTFGDELEGMLLSTSICFDLSIFELFSPLAAGASLILVRDALALTESWAGPWPTLINTVPSAAQALVDAGAIPRSVKVINLAGEPLQRRLVQQIIGLAPQARVYNLYGPSENTVYTTFCQVDGRSKVTIGRPVTNTKIYLLDEHMKPVPIGSPGQIYVAGAGLARGYWQQPGLTAQSFLPNPFGPAGARMYRSGDLGRYLPDGSIEFLGRIDYQVKIRGYRIELGEIESALLRCDGVSAAVVVAPDEPSGDRRLMAYVVAEKPSQNRLREALKETLPDYMLPAAYIFLDALPLMPNGKIDRKALPAPGSKRDTGTPYAPPRTPTEGLLAEIWSDVLKVPRVGIHDNFFDLGGHSLLATQVIARIRKSLHAEVRLSELFVAPSVAELARIVLDAQVVGDDTIGRADPALPLVASFAQQRMWFLDQFEPESELYNVAVAWRLRGPLDATALERSLQEIVRRHDVLRTVFTEVDGRPVPVVLDQGELPLDMVDLSVADDPEAEAQLRLQEDVSQPFDLVRGPMIRISFLRLDRREHILMIAFHHIVADGWSLDVILTELSILYGSFVEGNPPPLAELPFQYSDFARWQRDLLQGEVLQGHIEFWQRYLNGAPGSLDLPADRPRPPASTFRGGIVPFQFDEKLSQRLRELSQSRQVTLFMTMAAAFNVLLYRYSGQDDFCIGYSVGNRDRLETEGLIGIFANTLVLRTRIAPGDTFGDELARVRDSMLEADLHKDLPFEKLVEELQPQRDLSRHPIFQVTYSYSTTHGSRSGKATTLPSLGQKEVTLPGLEISLVEPENQTAKFDLALFVSDTGAGQALEGDFEYSSDLFEQETIERLAEHFEVLLGGIVAEPGAALARLPLLGQNERRQLLADWNHREGGLPAEKTLHKLFERQAQRTPQALAISTEGGELSYGQLNARANRLAHHLLSLGVSAEKLVGICTERSLDMVVAMLAVLKAGGAYVPLDSAYPPARLAQMIADSGADLLLTEDGLAQGLEGHGARLLVLDQDRAWEQSQPDANPQRPLHPSTLAYCIYTSGSTGRPKGVALTHANAVAFVSWARRAFSEKDLERVLFSTSICFDLSIFELFVPLASGSTVLLEKNALALTERHLSPPPTLLNTVPSAAQALLHEELSLQGLLTINLAGEPLREELVSQLRKAVPGVRIYNLYGPTEYTTYATLCRVDGAERISIGHPLDNTQVYVLDPYLQPVPIGVTGEIWLAGAGLARGYWNRPSQTGERFLPNPFGPPGSRMYRTGDLGRRRGDGSLEFLGRSDHQVKIRGYRIELGEIESALRRCPGTTESVAALREDVPGQPRLVAYVTGEEATIMREARGFLRSLLPEFMIPAAIVFLQEMPLTPNGKIDRKALPAPDGSKRETEYLPPRTPTECALAQIFSEVLQVGRVGLDDHFFELGGHSLLATRAVARIRHKLQCDLLLRELFSAPTVSRLAAAVEAAQKVRLEPIPRTDRRRPPPASFAQQRMWFLNQLDPESGLYNMPGAWRLKGPLDVDALTKSLNEIVRRHESLRTAFQAPEGVPLQIIAEEMNIALPLIEVAANGDAEAQIHRIVQQEGREPFQLDKGPLVRARLIKIAQDENVLLLTFHHLIADGWSMDILARELSLLYQAFSAGQDSPLPELGLQYADYAAWQRERLEGGSLREQLNYWTHYLRDVPETLHLPSDRRRPPVASHQGSWIGFELDAEVSDRLRRLSRQKDVTLFMTLASAFGILLHRLSGQDDLCIGYPVANRDRTQLEELVGLFVNMLVLRLRFSPALTFEDLLEQVRTSVLGANAHQDLPFEKLVEELSPQRDPAAHPIFQVTISLLEHKDPDLSGLDMTRLQPYDRTSKFDLSLFIVETEGVISGGFEYSTALYSRETLRRLIGHFSVLIEGLVEDPSGVVDALPLLTPHQRSRLLTRLNDTAADTLAADAVHLLVQEQAAENPDAPAVTGENECLSYQELNRRANRLARHLRSLGIGAESLVAVCLPRSPEMVVGLLGILKAGGAYVPLDPQLPPARLALMLDESQASLVLVQEATKDLVAPGSVEVCCLDSQRAALDQQSPADLIGCSKPLNLAYCIFTSGSTGKPKAVGVTHQGLLNLVSWHREYYGLGPDDRTTQLAGFSFDACAWEVWACLTAGSSLHLADEEIRRSPAKIPSWLAKREITHCFLPTPLAEGVLAEQWPQAPPLQALLTGGDILHRRGRLDDAFALVNHYGPTECSVVTTFGVVEPGGDSTRPPAIGRPIANTQVYLLDLRGEPVPQGVIGELHIGGQGVARGYLNSPQLTAERFLPNPFSAEPGARLYRTGDLGRYLPDGEIELSGRVDHQVKIRGYRVELGEIETILASHPDVRECAVAVLEEPLSGKRIVAYVVTETDSESNSEEWRAHLREMLPHPLVPSAFLTLDSLPLLPSGKVDRALLPAPERGVRGQGQDHVAPRTSVEKAIAAVWLEILPLNRVGIHDDFFACGGQSLLAAEAVSRIRDALGVEVSLRTFFEAASVAGLAQAVENLLWLRQGPPAAEAQDGVSGAI; from the coding sequence ATGAACGAAGTGCGGAAACTGCTCACTGAACTCTCTGAAGAAGGCGTTCAGTTGTGGGTCCACCAAGACCGTTTGCGGGTTCGCCCGGCGGACTCGCTCAAGCCGGAAAGAATGGCGCAGCTCCGGCGATACAGAGAGGAGATCATCGCCTTCCTCGAGCAACCTGAGGTGTCCAGGACCACTCCCCTGGCCGCGGGTCCCCGTCCTGATGTGCTGCCCCTTTCCTATGCTCAGGAAGGACTCTGGTTCCTCGATCAGCTCGGCCTTCTCGGACCGGCCTATAATTTCAGAAGCATCGTAAGCATCGAGGGCCATCTCAACTTCTTGGCCCTGCGCCAGGCCTTTGACGAACTTGTGGAGCGCCACGAGATTCTCCGAACGCGCTACGGAACCGTAGAGGGAGTAGGCGCCCAATGGGTGTCCGCGCCGGAACAGGCCCGCTTCGAGGAGACCGATCTTTCAGCCCGCCCGCCCGAGGAAAGGCGAGAGCTTGTCGCCGAGATATTGCAAAGACATGCCGAGCACTCCTTCGATCTCCAGAACGAGTGCCCGTTTCTGGTCCAATTGCTGCGGTTGGAGAGCGATCAACATCTGCTCATCGTCAACATGCATCACATCATGATCGACGGGCCCTCCTTTGCCATTCTCTTCCGCGACTTGGCGGCGCTCTACGCGGCTCTTGCCGGGCACGGTTCCTCGCCGCTGCCCGAATTGCCCGCTCAGTACGCCGACTATGCGGTCTGGCAGCGCAAGTGGCTGCAAGGAGATATTCTCGACAGACAGCTCTCTTACTGGAGGACGCGTCTGGCCGATGCGCCTGACAGCCTCGACCTGCCTTTCGACTTCGTGCGTCCGGCCGTGCCCGACTTCAGGGGCGGAGTGGTCGAGTTCTCCCTGGCGCCTCAGACCGAGACTGCTCTGCGGCATATAGCCCGCCAGCACGGCTCGACCCTCTTCATGACTTTGCTGGCCGCATTCCACCTCCTGCTCGCTCGCTGGAGCGGGCAAAGAGACATCTGCATCGGGGTTCCAGTCGATGGCCGCGGACATCGCGAAGCAGAGGACCTGGTGGGCTTTTTCCTCAACACCGTAGTGGTGCGCGCCGACTTGTCGCACAACCCCTCCTTCAAGCAGGTCCTCAGCCAGGTGCGGAAGCGCTTGCTGGAGGCCTATGAACACCGCGATCTGCCCTTTGACCGGCTGGTTGCCGAACTGCGCCCCCAACGGCAGCTTTCCCGTCAGCCTCTGTTCCAAGTCCTCTTCAGCTATCTGGCCGAGGACGACCTGAAGCTCCCTGGGCTGAAGCTGACTCAGATCGAACCCGATGACCGCACGGCCAAGTTCGACCTGTCGCTCTTCTTCTCGGAGACAGCCGGAGGGCTCCAAGGAGGCTTCGAATACGCCACCGGTCTCTTCCAGCATGCCACCATCGAGCGGCTGGCCCGGCACTTCAAAACCCTCCTGAAGGGAATCGCCGGCGATCCCGGTGCGTCCGTCGCAGACCTGCCCTTGCTCACTCCGCCCGAGTTGCGGCAGATCGTTGTGGATTGGAACCGAGCGGAACTCGACTTTCCCCAGGCATGCATTCATGAACTTATCGAGTGGCAGGCCGAACGCAAGCCCGAGGCCACTGCCGTCGTCATGGGCGAAAAGTCGATCAGCTACGGTTCGCTCAATGCCCTCGCCAATCAGGTCGCCCATCAGCTGCGCTCCTTGGGAGTGGAGCCAGACACCCTGGTGGGCATCTGCCTCAACCGCTCGCTTGACCTGGTGGCCGGCATCCTGGGAATCCTTAAGGCCGGCGGGGCCTACGTGCCGCTCGATCCCACCTATCCCGCCGCCCGCCTGGCCTTCATGCTGGCTGACAGCCGCGCCTCCGTTCTGGTGACCGAGTCGAGTCTGTCGCCACTGCTGCCCAGCGACGATCTCGACGTCCTCCTCCTGGACAGCGACCGGTCGTCGATCGAGTCCAATCCAACCGCTAATCCGGACTGCGGAGCCAAGCCGGGCAATCTCGCCTATTGCATCTACACCTCCGGATCGACCGGAAATCCCAAGGGCATTGCCCTGCAGCACAGCAGTGCTGTGGCTTGTCTTACCTGGGCCGAGCGGACTTTCGGGGATGAGCTGGAGGGCATGCTGCTTTCGACCTCCATCTGTTTCGACCTGTCTATCTTCGAACTTTTCTCGCCGCTGGCCGCCGGCGCTTCGCTGATCCTTGTCCGTGATGCCCTGGCCCTGACCGAGTCTTGGGCCGGGCCTTGGCCGACTCTCATCAACACGGTGCCGTCGGCAGCGCAAGCCCTTGTCGATGCCGGCGCCATTCCCCGCTCGGTCAAAGTGATCAACCTGGCGGGCGAACCTTTGCAGCGCCGATTGGTTCAGCAGATCATCGGACTGGCTCCTCAAGCACGTGTCTACAACCTCTACGGACCCAGCGAGAATACCGTCTACACTACTTTCTGCCAGGTCGACGGGCGCTCTAAGGTCACTATTGGACGACCGGTGACCAATACTAAGATCTACCTCCTCGACGAGCACATGAAGCCGGTTCCGATCGGCTCGCCCGGCCAGATCTATGTCGCCGGCGCGGGGCTGGCCCGAGGCTATTGGCAACAGCCCGGACTGACGGCGCAGAGCTTTTTGCCCAACCCATTCGGACCAGCGGGGGCGCGCATGTACCGGAGCGGCGATCTGGGCAGATATCTTCCCGACGGCTCAATCGAGTTCCTAGGCCGAATCGACTATCAGGTCAAGATCCGCGGCTACCGCATCGAGTTGGGTGAAATCGAAAGCGCGCTGCTGCGCTGTGACGGCGTCAGCGCGGCCGTTGTGGTGGCCCCCGACGAGCCCTCGGGCGACCGCCGGCTGATGGCCTACGTCGTGGCCGAGAAGCCGTCTCAGAATCGTCTGCGGGAGGCATTGAAAGAGACCCTGCCGGATTATATGCTGCCGGCCGCTTACATCTTCCTTGATGCACTGCCCTTGATGCCCAACGGCAAGATCGACCGCAAGGCTCTGCCCGCGCCTGGTTCCAAGAGGGATACCGGCACCCCCTACGCACCGCCGCGCACGCCCACCGAAGGCTTGCTCGCCGAAATCTGGAGCGACGTCCTCAAGGTCCCGCGGGTGGGCATTCACGACAACTTTTTCGATCTCGGGGGGCATTCGCTGCTGGCCACCCAGGTCATCGCGCGCATCCGCAAGTCGCTGCATGCCGAGGTGCGGCTCTCCGAGCTCTTTGTGGCGCCCTCGGTTGCCGAGTTGGCGCGCATCGTACTCGATGCTCAAGTGGTCGGCGACGATACCATCGGACGGGCCGATCCCGCGCTGCCGCTGGTGGCTTCCTTCGCCCAGCAGCGGATGTGGTTCCTCGATCAGTTCGAGCCCGAGAGCGAACTCTACAACGTCGCCGTCGCCTGGCGCCTGCGCGGGCCGCTGGATGCAACCGCTCTTGAGCGCAGCCTCCAAGAGATCGTGCGTCGCCACGACGTGCTGCGCACCGTCTTTACCGAAGTCGACGGAAGGCCGGTACCCGTGGTCCTCGATCAGGGCGAACTGCCTCTGGACATGGTCGATCTGTCCGTTGCGGACGATCCGGAAGCGGAGGCGCAACTGCGGCTGCAAGAAGACGTCAGCCAGCCTTTCGATCTTGTGCGCGGACCGATGATCCGCATCAGCTTTCTGCGCCTGGACCGCCGCGAGCACATCCTGATGATCGCCTTCCACCACATCGTGGCCGACGGATGGTCTCTGGACGTCATTCTGACCGAGCTTTCAATACTCTACGGCAGCTTCGTCGAAGGCAATCCGCCGCCTCTGGCGGAACTTCCTTTTCAGTACTCCGATTTCGCCCGCTGGCAGCGAGATCTGCTGCAGGGCGAAGTTCTGCAGGGGCATATCGAGTTCTGGCAGCGCTACTTGAATGGGGCGCCGGGATCGCTTGACCTGCCCGCCGACCGGCCGCGTCCGCCGGCCTCAACCTTCCGCGGCGGAATCGTCCCCTTCCAGTTCGACGAGAAACTGAGCCAGCGCCTTCGCGAACTCAGCCAAAGCCGACAGGTGACGCTCTTCATGACCATGGCCGCGGCCTTCAACGTGCTCCTCTATCGCTACAGCGGCCAGGACGATTTCTGCATCGGCTACTCGGTGGGAAACCGCGACCGCCTGGAGACCGAAGGCTTGATCGGCATCTTCGCCAATACCCTGGTGCTCCGCACCCGCATCGCTCCCGGCGACACCTTCGGAGACGAACTGGCACGCGTGCGCGATTCGATGCTCGAAGCCGACCTGCACAAGGATCTGCCCTTCGAGAAGCTGGTGGAAGAACTCCAGCCCCAGCGGGACCTGTCCCGCCATCCGATCTTCCAGGTCACCTACAGCTACAGCACCACCCATGGCTCGCGCTCCGGGAAGGCCACCACGCTTCCAAGCCTGGGACAGAAAGAAGTCACTCTGCCCGGTCTTGAGATCAGTCTGGTAGAACCCGAGAACCAGACGGCCAAGTTCGACCTGGCGCTTTTCGTTTCCGACACGGGCGCCGGACAGGCCCTGGAAGGCGATTTCGAATACTCATCTGACCTTTTCGAACAGGAAACCATCGAGCGCCTGGCGGAGCACTTCGAAGTGCTGCTCGGGGGAATCGTTGCCGAACCGGGCGCGGCTCTGGCCCGCCTTCCGCTGCTCGGCCAAAATGAGCGGCGCCAATTACTGGCGGACTGGAACCATAGAGAAGGAGGTCTGCCCGCCGAGAAGACCCTGCACAAGCTCTTCGAGAGACAGGCGCAACGAACGCCGCAAGCCTTGGCCATCAGCACCGAAGGAGGCGAATTGAGCTACGGGCAGTTGAACGCCCGGGCCAACCGCCTGGCTCACCATCTCCTCAGCCTGGGGGTGTCCGCTGAAAAGCTGGTGGGGATTTGCACCGAGCGCTCATTGGACATGGTGGTGGCAATGCTGGCCGTCCTCAAGGCGGGAGGAGCCTACGTCCCCCTCGATTCTGCCTATCCTCCCGCACGCCTGGCTCAGATGATCGCCGACAGCGGCGCCGACTTGCTGCTGACGGAGGACGGTCTGGCCCAAGGATTGGAAGGACATGGCGCCCGGCTGCTTGTGCTGGACCAAGACCGCGCCTGGGAACAGTCGCAGCCCGACGCCAATCCGCAACGGCCGCTGCATCCCTCCACTCTGGCCTATTGCATCTACACATCGGGCTCCACGGGGCGGCCCAAAGGGGTTGCCCTGACCCACGCCAACGCAGTCGCCTTTGTCAGCTGGGCCCGGCGGGCCTTCTCGGAGAAGGACCTGGAACGGGTCCTGTTTTCGACCTCTATTTGTTTCGACCTCTCCATCTTTGAATTGTTCGTACCCCTGGCGAGCGGAAGCACGGTGCTGCTGGAGAAGAATGCGCTGGCACTGACGGAAAGGCACCTTTCGCCGCCGCCCACGCTGCTCAACACGGTGCCTTCCGCGGCTCAGGCGCTCTTGCATGAGGAACTGTCGCTGCAAGGGCTCCTCACCATCAACCTGGCCGGCGAGCCGCTGCGCGAGGAGCTGGTTTCGCAACTTCGGAAGGCCGTGCCGGGAGTTCGCATCTACAATCTCTACGGTCCGACGGAGTATACGACTTATGCGACTCTCTGCCGGGTGGACGGGGCGGAGAGGATCTCGATCGGCCATCCTCTCGACAATACCCAGGTCTACGTTCTCGACCCCTACCTGCAGCCCGTCCCCATCGGAGTCACCGGCGAGATATGGCTGGCTGGCGCGGGACTGGCGCGAGGTTACTGGAATCGTCCCAGCCAAACGGGCGAGCGGTTCCTCCCCAATCCCTTCGGCCCACCGGGAAGCCGGATGTACCGGACGGGCGACCTGGGACGCCGCCGCGGCGACGGCTCCCTGGAGTTCCTGGGGCGTAGCGACCATCAGGTCAAGATCCGCGGTTATCGCATCGAGCTGGGCGAGATCGAAAGCGCGCTGCGGCGCTGCCCCGGAACCACCGAGAGCGTGGCGGCATTGCGTGAGGACGTTCCAGGCCAGCCCCGCCTGGTCGCCTACGTGACGGGCGAGGAGGCCACCATCATGCGCGAGGCCCGCGGGTTCCTGCGCAGCCTGCTGCCCGAATTCATGATTCCCGCGGCCATTGTCTTCTTGCAGGAGATGCCGCTGACGCCCAACGGCAAGATTGACAGAAAGGCCCTTCCCGCGCCTGACGGCAGCAAGCGGGAAACCGAATACCTGCCGCCGCGCACACCAACGGAATGCGCCTTGGCCCAAATCTTCAGCGAAGTGCTTCAAGTGGGGCGAGTCGGTCTCGATGACCACTTCTTCGAACTGGGCGGACACTCGCTGTTGGCCACCCGGGCTGTGGCTCGTATCCGCCACAAGCTGCAATGCGACTTGCTGCTGCGCGAACTCTTCTCAGCCCCTACCGTGAGCCGCTTGGCCGCGGCGGTGGAAGCAGCCCAAAAGGTGCGCCTTGAGCCGATTCCCCGGACCGACCGCCGCCGCCCGCCGCCGGCCTCCTTTGCCCAGCAGCGGATGTGGTTCCTCAACCAGCTCGATCCAGAAAGCGGACTCTACAACATGCCTGGCGCCTGGCGCCTCAAGGGACCGCTCGACGTCGACGCGCTGACGAAAAGCCTCAACGAGATCGTGCGGCGCCATGAAAGTCTGCGCACCGCCTTCCAGGCTCCCGAAGGGGTGCCGCTGCAGATCATCGCCGAAGAAATGAACATCGCGCTTCCCCTAATCGAAGTGGCCGCCAACGGCGATGCCGAGGCTCAGATTCACAGGATCGTACAGCAGGAAGGCCGGGAGCCCTTTCAACTCGACAAGGGACCCCTTGTACGAGCCCGCTTGATCAAGATCGCTCAGGATGAAAATGTGCTGCTTCTGACCTTTCACCATCTGATTGCCGACGGCTGGTCAATGGATATTCTGGCTCGTGAACTGAGCCTTCTCTATCAAGCCTTCAGCGCGGGACAGGATTCACCTCTGCCCGAACTGGGACTGCAATACGCCGACTACGCCGCCTGGCAGCGGGAACGGCTGGAAGGCGGATCTTTGCGCGAGCAGCTCAACTACTGGACCCACTACCTTCGGGACGTTCCCGAAACGCTGCATCTGCCGTCCGACCGCAGGCGTCCGCCGGTGGCGTCCCATCAGGGGTCGTGGATTGGATTCGAGTTGGATGCCGAGGTCAGCGACCGGCTTCGCCGGCTCAGCCGCCAGAAGGACGTGACCCTGTTTATGACTCTGGCCTCGGCCTTTGGCATCCTGCTGCATCGTCTGAGCGGCCAAGACGACCTCTGCATAGGCTATCCGGTGGCAAACCGGGACCGGACCCAACTGGAAGAACTGGTCGGCCTGTTCGTGAATATGCTGGTTCTGCGCCTGCGCTTCAGTCCCGCTCTGACCTTCGAAGACCTGCTGGAACAAGTGCGAACCTCCGTTCTGGGCGCCAATGCCCATCAGGACCTTCCCTTCGAAAAACTGGTTGAAGAGTTGAGTCCGCAACGCGATCCGGCCGCCCACCCGATTTTCCAGGTCACCATTAGCCTCCTCGAGCACAAGGACCCAGACTTGTCGGGCCTGGACATGACACGCTTGCAGCCCTACGACCGCACTTCGAAATTCGATCTCTCCCTCTTCATCGTTGAAACCGAGGGCGTCATCTCCGGAGGCTTCGAGTACTCCACCGCCCTTTACAGCAGGGAAACCCTGCGGCGCTTGATCGGCCATTTCTCGGTTCTGATTGAGGGGCTGGTGGAGGATCCCAGCGGCGTAGTCGATGCCTTGCCGCTGCTCACACCTCATCAGCGCAGCCGGCTTTTGACGCGATTGAACGATACCGCTGCCGATACCCTTGCGGCGGACGCCGTGCATCTGCTAGTTCAGGAACAGGCGGCCGAGAATCCTGACGCGCCCGCCGTAACCGGCGAAAACGAGTGCCTGAGCTATCAGGAATTGAACCGGCGGGCCAACCGGCTTGCCCGCCACCTGCGCAGCCTGGGAATCGGCGCCGAGTCGCTGGTTGCCGTCTGCCTGCCGCGGTCGCCGGAGATGGTGGTGGGGCTGTTGGGCATTCTCAAGGCGGGAGGGGCCTACGTCCCGCTCGATCCCCAACTGCCGCCGGCCCGCCTGGCCCTCATGCTGGACGAGAGCCAGGCGTCGCTGGTGCTGGTCCAGGAGGCGACCAAGGATCTCGTCGCCCCAGGCTCGGTCGAGGTGTGTTGTCTCGACAGCCAACGGGCGGCGCTGGACCAACAATCGCCGGCCGACCTGATTGGCTGCAGCAAGCCCCTGAATCTCGCCTACTGCATCTTCACTTCCGGCTCCACTGGCAAGCCCAAAGCAGTCGGAGTCACTCACCAGGGCCTCCTCAACCTCGTCTCCTGGCATCGGGAATACTATGGACTGGGACCCGACGATCGGACCACCCAACTGGCTGGCTTTTCCTTCGATGCTTGCGCCTGGGAGGTGTGGGCTTGCCTGACGGCCGGAAGCAGCCTGCACCTGGCGGACGAAGAAATCCGGCGGTCGCCGGCCAAGATCCCCTCCTGGCTGGCAAAGCGTGAAATCACTCATTGCTTTCTGCCCACCCCTCTGGCCGAGGGAGTGCTGGCCGAGCAATGGCCCCAGGCCCCGCCCCTGCAAGCGTTGCTGACGGGCGGCGACATACTCCATCGCCGCGGCCGGCTGGACGACGCCTTTGCGCTGGTCAACCATTACGGACCGACCGAGTGCTCCGTTGTGACTACCTTCGGAGTCGTGGAGCCGGGTGGCGACTCCACACGCCCGCCCGCCATCGGCAGGCCGATCGCAAACACGCAGGTCTATCTTCTCGACCTCCGCGGAGAGCCGGTGCCGCAAGGAGTTATCGGAGAACTCCATATCGGCGGACAGGGTGTGGCACGGGGTTACTTGAACAGCCCCCAACTTACGGCAGAACGATTCTTGCCCAATCCTTTCAGCGCTGAGCCAGGCGCCCGACTCTACCGCACGGGAGACTTGGGACGATACCTGCCCGATGGCGAGATCGAACTCTCGGGACGGGTTGACCACCAGGTCAAGATTAGAGGTTACCGCGTCGAGCTCGGCGAAATCGAGACGATCCTCGCCTCCCACCCGGATGTCCGCGAGTGCGCAGTTGCGGTCCTGGAAGAGCCTTTGAGCGGAAAGCGGATCGTAGCCTACGTGGTGACAGAAACAGACAGCGAGTCCAACTCGGAAGAATGGAGGGCTCACCTGAGGGAAATGCTGCCCCATCCCCTGGTGCCCTCCGCTTTCCTGACGCTGGACTCCCTGCCCCTGCTGCCGAGCGGCAAAGTCGACCGGGCCTTGCTGCCCGCCCCCGAACGCGGGGTCCGCGGCCAAGGCCAGGACCACGTTGCTCCCCGCACATCCGTCGAGAAAGCCATCGCTGCCGTCTGGCTTGAGATTCTGCCTCTTAACCGTGTGGGGATTCATGACGATTTCTTCGCCTGTGGGGGGCAATCTCTGTTGGCGGCTGAGGCGGTTTCCCGAATCCGCGACGCTTTGGGCGTCGAAGTGTCGCTACGCACCTTCTTCGAAGCAGCCAGCGTCGCCGGATTGGCCCAAGCAGTTGAGAATCTGCTCTGGCTCAGGCAGGGCCCGCCTGCTGCCGAGGCGCAGGACGGCGTCTCCGGCGCCATCTGA